TCACAACCTCAACCGCAACGACCTGGCTCGTACCCGGTACTGTATCCAGGCTACTTCTCACCATATTACCCATTTCCATTCCCAGTATGGTCTGCGGGTTATGTTCTTGAACCAGCCAAGAAAGAGGAAACTCACGAGATTCTCAGACCAACTGCAGTGCACTCGAAAGCTCCCTTCAATGTCAATGGGCTTCTTGGTATGACTACTAAGCTCAGCCTTGGAGAGCCAAAAGAGAATGGTGAATCCGATCAGTCTCTTTCGCTGAAGCTAGGTGGAGGTTCAGAGACGAGACAATCACCATTTCACCCGAATGCTTAGTCCTCCTGATAGTTCAGACATCGCCAACGTGATACATGCGGCTTAAGTATTTGCGGGCAAGATATCTTGTCATTGGTTGGGGGTTTATTACAGGTTAATTATTTGGTCACAGTAACTTAAAAACAAGATTTGCTTTGTTAGTTTTAGGGTCTTTTAGTTCAGCTTTGATTATTTgcgagagagaaaaaaaaaagaaacgaaaagggaaaaacaaattattacattttttattaaattgatcCTTTTGTATTTCTACCTTTTATATTGCCGATTTTTATTGCTGATCTCTAACAAATCTCCAGTGatcaaaataaactaatatgaGAACCGTCTTTGAGACTTTCCAATGAGATACCTTCAAAAAGTTTTAAGAAACTTCTTATCTCAATGTCATCTCCAAGttaattcttatttttaatatttaaaattaaataagttaAGTTATATGACTTTTGGTGAAATCTTTCCTAAAAATAAGGATGTATTAATTtgaaagggcgggtatattttttgttttatattttctttaaaaatttaatttttatatttgtgttgttagtcatatttgtgtttttctttatataatatttctgtTCAGTGATTAATAAGAAGTTTTAagaattgtattaaaatagttggaccatacttttatcaatgggtcacactgctattttaatagaaaagaTAGATTGGAGCGGTAATGTGAGAGGATTTCAAAATTTACGATGAAAATTCTCTTAAATCACTTTTTGGAAGTTATATATGTTGACGGTTTTCATGAAAAAATTTGATCCATACTCATGAATACGTTTAATTCAATCACGTTAAACAAATAGAAACGGGTGAATCTTACACGCAATACTTCTCAAAATCACAGAAATGTAGGATAAATTAGATTTGTGTAATAACAAGGAACCATTTAAAAACTTATACATCTCAAAGTAGTAAATTCATTCATGTCATTTAGATCAGATAAACAAATGAACCAAGTacaagtcaaaaagaaaaataaaggtTACCAAATCGAATTccattaccaaaaaaaaaaggaaagcaTTCAATGGACGACAAAAGAGCTCTCTATTATTTGTTCGttggaagaaaataagaaagatattcttatttttaaattttcccGCCTTGAGGCAaaatcacacaaaaaaaaaaagagctaagCTCGAGATCTCTCTCCCTTGCCGCGTTTCGAGTATCGATGCTTATCATCACTCACATCAGTAATCACCACTGGTGGAGATCGCTCGTACCTCGATGGCTTCCTCTTGAAATGCCTATCTTCGTCGCTCGACTCGTAATCTGCTACCTCAATCTCCTTACGACTGTGACGGTGCATTGATGTACTGACGGCGACAGGCGGCTCCGCCACGGAAgcagaagaagacgaagacacCTTTCTTCGTTTGCTGGAAGTTTCTTCCTCCGGAAAGCTTATCCGAGCGAACACGCTTGACTTTTCCATCTCGGATTTAGTTGCAGCTGTTGGCTCCGACGGCGGAGGTTCCGATCGTTTACGGTGGCGATGTTGGTTGCGTTCCGAATCTCGGTGGCTGTGACGGTGGTCTCGGCTTCTGTCTTCATCGCGACGGTCGCGAGTGCGGTGGTCGTGTTCACGATCTAGGTCCTGGTGACGGGACGACCTTTCACGGTCGCGTTGACGATCACGTTCCTCGGGATAGCGTTCGTATTTTCTCTTGGAATCGCGAGACGGAGACTTTGACTTACGCGTCGGCGGATGATGCTCGGGAGACAATCTCTCCGGCCGTCTGCGTCGGTCGTACTCCGTATTCGGCGGCGGAGGTGCTTGTCGCTGTGAGAAACCAGTagtaatcaaattattagcccaatcaaaggaaaatatatataattccgaggaagtagtaTTGGACTACTCGGCCCAACATTAACAAATAGCTGGGCTTTAAAGTCCAAGATATATCCCTGGCCGTCTACCATTCTAATCGTGTTCTTTCTTGGTATTAAAACTgcatttaaattagaaaaattacGGCTAGTGCCAATACTTTTGGCTTTCTTACAAAACACTCCCCCAAACTTTCTGTAATGAATTTCCTTCGTTTTTTGAAGTTAAGGAGGGAGCCATTTTCTAATaataaaacgaaaaataaatgaataactGGTAAAACATGgaaaaagagaaagatgagACAACAAGAGGAAACATACAGATTTATTAGGGTTGATGGATGATGCAGACGCTGAAGTCCCATTGTTCATCATCATTCTGCTATTCTCTCCATCTCTAAACATCTTCCCACTGTTACACAAAACAAATGTTTATTAGGTCAAACAACATACCCTTCTCTGAATGTAATAGGTAATAATGTTTCTTGTGATGTACCCTTCGGTTCGTCTATCGTTTTCCCGTTTCCTTAGCATCTCAGCTTTTCGGGCTTCGACTTCGTCTCTTCCCATCATGGCACGTTGGAGATTCATACGGTTTCCCAACTCCGCCAAGTCCCTGCATCCACACCAAAGTTTCATCATTACATTGTTAACAAGACTCGACTGTTATTTTGACAAAAGAGCATCAAGTGTGTTGTTGTTCTTGTACCTGTGAGGTGGTGGTATGTTAGGGAATCCAAATCCCTGTGCAGCAAATGGATCTGGATGCATCATATTCATACCCCTACCAAATGCCATCTCCATCGGGTTTATTCCGTACCCCATAAATGGAGGCATCTGGCCCGGAAAAGGGCCTGGAAACCCATTGAAGCCGGGATGAAAGCCGTTGAAGGCAGGTTGCATGCCGTTGAAGAACTGGGGACCTGGACCTGGACCCGGACCCATTTGCATCATATTGTAGTCAGGGCCTGCTAGATCCGGCACATGATTCCATTGTTGCATCTCTACAACAAAAACGATCAGTTACACCTTTGGTTCGGTTACCACAGGCTTGAAACTTGGAAGAATGAACATGACAGGGCGTTGAGCATAAGAAAGAAAGCTTACCGGTTCCAGGAACTctgggtttcttcttcttcttttttgctgGCAAATGACAAAAAAGTACGAAGACTGTTAATCATTAAATTACATATACAAATCTGCAAAATCTATTGTTCATCagtaatgaaaattataaaaagattcCAGATGGAAATAGTCAAACTTGATCTTATCTCAGTAAAAGGGGGGAAAGTGAGCTTTCACTATCAGTTATTCACAATGTACTGTAAAGTTACTATCAGGATTACACATATCTCCTTTACCTGGCTCTCCAGCAGCAACCTGTTGCTGCACTTCTTCCTTGGGAGGAGCTTGCGTATTCATCTTTGAGACTGTTGCTTCTTTCACAGCAGCGGGCCCTTGAGTGCTTTCACACGCATCCACTGGCTTTTCCGTTTTATCTTCTGCAGATGCCCGAGGGGCACTTGTGATCTCTGCAATTTCCGTTGGCAGTTTTACTGTTGGCGCATCGTTGTTATTACTATGACCTGGTTTCTTCTCGCCTTTAGATGCAGCAGATGTAGCAGGAGATCGACCCTTGGGAGGAGGAAGACAGCGTGCAGACTCCAAATCTACATTACGTCCATGATGATTTAGCATTGACGACTGATCAAACAAGgtttaaacacacacacatgaaTTAAAGTAATGACAGACCTGTGATATGGCCCGCGCTGCCGGCATTCTCAATGCTATCGTTTCCGGCTTCCAAAATACGGTTTATGGCATCCCTTAGCGTCTTGTTTGGTAGAAGATCGTCAGCAAGTACATCAGTTTCTCCACAGACACACTTCGACTTTGCAATAATGTGATCTCTGATACCTGAATTGCATATAATCAAAGTAAGAAGAATAGTTATGAACTGGTAACAGTCAACAGAAGGCAAGGTATTGTGAGTTGTACTTACACTTGTCACAGAAGCTCTGGAAACAACATTTGCTTGTAAGTGCAGCATCTTTCATTACTTCTTTGCATAGCGGACACTTTAGCTCGGGCGGAAGTTCTCCTACAGAGCGTGTCGTTGACGGCAATCCCTCCATTTCCTTCTCAAAAGCATCCCTGAAGACACAATAAGCACTCACGTTATAATCAATATATGCGAGAAAGTACCAAATAGCACCATTCCCATACTGATTAAGCACAACTTACTCATTTGGTTTAAGAACTGCAACTGCGCCACTTGGCAGCGAGTAAGAGCCATCAGGGGTTGCCACCAACATGGACTTGGGGATACCAGTAGGTGGTTTGACTCGCTTAACATCGTAGGTAGGGTCACCATTTGTGGGGCAATGCTGAATTAAATGTCCTAATACAGTCAATAAAAGATGCTCTTAgcactttttatttatatagaaatatgtAAGAAAAATAAAGTATATACACAACTAAAGCAGACATACCAGGGACATTGCAACGATGGCAAATATATCCCGGAGGTGGTGTTTTCCTTTCCATTCCTATCCAAgccaacaaaacaaactcagtATCTTAAAACTTGTtgcaaataaaatacaataaaaaatctTTGACAAAAGTTAATGAAGACATCCTAGAATACAATAATTACAAAGAATATGAAGATTACCAAAACCACGTCCACCCATCCTTCCATTCATACCCCTTCCATAACCTCTCCCGGCCCCAAAATTATCTTGACCTTGTCTGTTAACATTGAATAAGAATAAGAGGGTTGATAAATGTCTTAAAACATCACACGTCCACCATTTGTGAAAGATAGCTTACCTCTGCCAGTCAAGTGCTGGTGTGTCAATTAACGCCTGAAGTTTGCTTTCTTCATCTACTTTCTCCTCTGTTGGTGCAAGAACAGGACATGGATTGTTATGGTGTGCAACTTGGACAGCAGGTATGGAGTAAAAATCATTCCCGAACTCGTCAAACTCATCTTCAGGCTAGAATGTGAAAATAGGGGAAAATTAGTACTTTTGTAGCTATAAAAAATCCAGTGCACTAAACGCCAAGATAAATGTTCACCGTAATCAACTTACATATTTTGCTGCAGATGGTTCAGCAACATGAGAATTGCTAGCTTCAGCCTGAACATGTTCCACTTTATTCTCGATTCTAGGCCTGCAATGTTCAGAAAATtgcattatttaatatttagcATGAAAATCAATGCCAGTCACACTTTCAACTTAGGTTTTAGCTAAACATCTTTTCTTTAGCTTAAGATAATTTAGCTAGATAAGTGGACAAAGTAGATGGAAATCAAAAGATATGAGAGAAAGTACTCTTGTGCAGTAATAACTGTGATGCGAGGGCGTCCTGGGACACGACGAATTAGAACAGATGTATTCTTTGGTATTAACATCGCTTCATCCAAATACTCTGAAAATTCAAAACAGAGAACATATAAAAGACCATGAGTGCAAAGATATGATGAACAGCATATAAACCATATTGTCACTGAGTACCAAAACAGCTAAAGCACAATACTTGATTTGGCAACAAACAAAACTATGTTTGAAAAGACATAAacagaaatccaaaagacagcAAGACAATACTGATCAAGGAGAGACGAGATTCACTTAGAAAGCTATATACACACGCGACAATGAATACATAACCTAACCTAATACTTGGCTCAAAGATAGGAACATCATGTAAAATCAAGGTGATTGTATCACAGGTGCAACCATATCGTCACACTTACTAGCAAAGCAGCTAAATCAAAACAGCGTAGCAAGCTATAAACACACAAGCAAGACAATGAGTCTTGTGACAGAGAATACAAACCTTCGTTAGTTTGGGCATTGGAGAGGACAATATCAAGGTCTTTACCACTGCCCAAATGCTTAGTTTCGAAAATTTTGTCTTTGAGAATACCAACTGATATAAAGGGGCCATCCATGGCGATGGTATCGTAATCCCTTGCACTCTTAAACTTGTAATATATTGCCattgaaattttcttttatctGAATAATAAAGCAAATACATATGTATTACTAATTTTGTAGTATAAGATTATAATGACACGACGAAGAACTCACAAGACAAAGCTACTGTTTTGAAAACCCAAACCAAGGCCTTcgatttataaaagaaaaaaaaaaaatcgaaatcgAGGCCAATGATTTGATTTCctaaatacaataaaattaaacctaaagtttcaattttttactTCGATGATTCGACTTCAGAGACGAAACCTCCCTCCACGCTTGAAGCAAGAGAGCACGCCAAATCTACAAatcgagaagaaaaaaaagtccCTACAGATTCAGGAACGAGATCAAATCCGTGATTGCGCCGCAGATAATCTCCTCTGAAGATCTTCAAAGCCCAAAAACCGACAACGGTCGCTACGAATCGGACGACTTGCTTCAGTCCGTAAGATCCGGAAGCTCCAAGCGCCTATTCCACCAGTAGAGAGAAGGATCGAAAATTTAAGAGACCCTTGATTGAATCTGGGTGAGATCGAAGACGAGCTACAGAATCGTCGTGGAAAATCGAGCTGTGCGGTGTCTCGAAGAGAAGCAGGTAGATCGATCTTGAAATCTAGGGTTTGGAAACCAgggagctctctctctctctctctctctctctctctctctctccctctcccgtATCGTGTCCTGAGGAACTTTTGTTTAATgtgtgttaaaataaaatttactggGGACAACTTTAATCAATCTTTATGATATTTATAGTTGGAATACAAACAGAAACACGGTTTCTTTCCTTTTATACATTAAATTTCCTAAATTCTTTCTTATTGACATATATCTTCTCAGCTACATTAAATAGATtgatttgtcaaaaaaaaaaaaaaatagattgatTTAATCCAAAAATTTATTCATTCGGTttcaatatgatttatattttaaaatagttttttttttacatttttaatacatttaataataaaaaaaataaattattaaattattaaaaagggaaactaataaaatattttactataagcatattttgatcaaataaatacatcaatatttaaatatcttaactCTAATAATTTAACTTGTAGGTCCGACTAGTGAccattttagaaagaaaaaaatgaacgaATTGAAAAAGAATTTTGAGGAATAAAATTGCAAGAATGAAAATGAATGATTGTTTCTTTCcatatttaacaaaaattaactttgttttttatttttctacaaaaaatgGAATGGTAGAGAATGAGAAGGAAAGGAAAATCGTTCCTTGtgaattgtgatttttttatgaatgttaGGGAATGCATTATTCATCGCTGTtccttggtcaccattcatatcTATTATACTTTGTCACTAGGTGATGATCCGCGCCCTGCGCGGGGTGAGtagactaaaaaaaattataaatttaatcaatagaTATTGAATAGGTTAAAGCAATAGTGAGATATTATACATGGTTTAGATTAAGGAGTTCAATCCggcaaaaccgaaccgaaatagaaaaaatgttttgaatttGGTAATACCGAATATACCGAAtggatgttattttttttttaaattcgcTATATGGATATGGTTTGGCATATAAACTAATTATACTGATCAAAgcgaataaaatgaaaatatgttgtataattatatgtaaattctataatataattagtaacatatacataatttatttattgatatggtcttcatacttaaaatttttattttactaatttaatattttgttttaagtcAAAAGATATATTTCatctttatcaaattaaaaaaacataattttattttttttacgcTGACATATATGTACactaatatttagttaataatattatgGATTGCTAATTTTTCTAttctatagaaaatattattgttatcaacttaatatgtttactaattattttaaattgtaaaataaaatagtctatttaaaaatgaaagtaTCTTCGTGTTTTATTAAAgccaatatttaattatataaagtaaaatttacaaaattataaaagatcatttttttttgaaacaaaaggttattaaagacaaaatgttataaaagattatgtttatggtattttggtataaaaccaaataaatcgGAAACTGGCTGTAtataaaccggaccaaaccaaaatatatatggTCTTTAATATGgtagctattttttataaactggaataccgaaaaaccgaaaaaatcgaAGAAACCGAACCGACATCAAAATTGAACACCCCTATATGGATTAGCAGAAgtaacatttgatttttttttaagatttaaagaaTATATAGCATATGAAAACCATTTCACTGGTCTCTTCACCAGCAGCCGAATACTGCTTCCAAAGTTTTATGACTTTCACCCATCTTCCACAAAGACTTATTTGGCTCAAGTCAGAGATGAAATTCATGCCACTTATTTTCTTTGCTAGTTTTGAAACGTTTAGGTTGTAATACCGTAGATATTAGgatagtatgatatatatacacaacTAATAAAGTTCTGACCCaggagatttgaaaaaaaaatgaatatcccATTGCCACAAAGGAATGTTGCAAATCCCTAATTGTTCATACATTTCCATACAATTATAGAAAGTATTATATGCAAGGAGCTAAAATAAAAGAAGtccatattaaaaatgatatttgactTTAACCTTAACCGGaaagaattatataaattttcatatttaatgtCTATCACCATTTATGTTAATTtcgtaataaaaaaatcttgttgCAAAAGTTAAAGGATTGAAAGAAATTTAACATGTCATTccttttttaatgtattttacaatCACTCGAGATtgcgtttaaattttttatacacgacattttgattttacaatatAATCGAGTTTCTATTGCTCAATCCCAAAATAAATGTCACGTATCCCATAAAATACGAAaacaattaatcaaaattaatgTCACGTACCAATGTTTATAGTAGAACATAATTATGAATCGTGTCCCTAAAAAATGTCATGTATCATTTATGAATTGTAAAGAACATGATATTTGACTTTAAACTTAACTAGaaagaattatataaaattcCAAATTAATGTCTGTCAGCATTTAagttaattttgtaataaaaaaatcttgcTGCAA
This genomic stretch from Brassica napus cultivar Da-Ae chromosome C9, Da-Ae, whole genome shotgun sequence harbors:
- the LOC106418543 gene encoding E3 ubiquitin ligase PQT3-like, yielding MAIYYKFKSARDYDTIAMDGPFISVGILKDKIFETKHLGSGKDLDIVLSNAQTNEEYLDEAMLIPKNTSVLIRRVPGRPRITVITAQEPRIENKVEHVQAEASNSHVAEPSAAKYPEDEFDEFGNDFYSIPAVQVAHHNNPCPVLAPTEEKVDEESKLQALIDTPALDWQRQGQDNFGAGRGYGRGMNGRMGGRGFGMERKTPPPGYICHRCNVPGHLIQHCPTNGDPTYDVKRVKPPTGIPKSMLVATPDGSYSLPSGAVAVLKPNEDAFEKEMEGLPSTTRSVGELPPELKCPLCKEVMKDAALTSKCCFQSFCDKCIRDHIIAKSKCVCGETDVLADDLLPNKTLRDAINRILEAGNDSIENAGSAGHITDLESARCLPPPKGRSPATSAASKGEKKPGHSNNNDAPTVKLPTEIAEITSAPRASAEDKTEKPVDACESTQGPAAVKEATVSKMNTQAPPKEEVQQQVAAGEPAKKKKKKPRVPGTEMQQWNHVPDLAGPDYNMMQMGPGPGPGPQFFNGMQPAFNGFHPGFNGFPGPFPGQMPPFMGYGINPMEMAFGRGMNMMHPDPFAAQGFGFPNIPPPHRDLAELGNRMNLQRAMMGRDEVEARKAEMLRKRENDRRTEGGKMFRDGENSRMMMNNGTSASASSINPNKSRQAPPPPNTEYDRRRRPERLSPEHHPPTRKSKSPSRDSKRKYERYPEERDRQRDRERSSRHQDLDREHDHRTRDRRDEDRSRDHRHSHRDSERNQHRHRKRSEPPPSEPTAATKSEMEKSSVFARISFPEEETSSKRRKVSSSSSASVAEPPVAVSTSMHRHSRKEIEVADYESSDEDRHFKRKPSRYERSPPVVITDVSDDKHRYSKRGKGERSRA